The genomic region CAATTGCGGGGAGAAGCACCACCCGAGGCCGAGGCGAGGCCCGAGGCCGAGCTTGTCGCCAGCCGGCCAACGATTGGTCACGAACGGCACCCCAACGGCCCGGATCGTTGTCGTTGGGGACCAAACGTCGCCGCGATGTGGCGGTTGGGGTTGGTGTGATCGCACCGCCGGGTCGCGCACCGAGAAACCGCCTCGGGTGGTGCCTTTCCGCGCAATTGCGCCGAAAAGCACCACCCGAGGATGAGCCAGAGCCCAGAGGCAGAGGCCGACTCAGACCTGCTCGCGCGCCTCGACGGCCGCCGCGATCCGCGCGATCGCCTCGGCGACCGGGACGCCGTTGTCCTGCCGACCGTCGCGGTAGCGGAACGACACGGCGCCCGCCTCCACGTCGTCGTCGCCGGCGATCAGCATGAACGGCACCTTCTGCAGCTGGGCGTTGCGGATCTTCTTCTGCATCCGGTCGTCGCTCAGGTCGACCTCGGCGCGCAGCCCGGCGGCCTTGAGCTGGGCCACGATGTCCTTGAGGTAGTCGTCGTGACGCTCGGCGATCGGGATCGCCACGGCCTGGACCGGCGCGAGCCAGGGCGGGAAGGCGCCGGCGTAGTGCTCCACCAGTACGCCGATGAACCGTTCGATCGAGCCGAACTTCGCCGAGTGGATCATCACCGGCTCCTGGCGCGAGCCGTCGGCGGCCTGGTAGGCGAGCTCGAAGCGGTGCGGCTGGTTGAAGTCGTACTGCACTGTGCCCATCTGCCAGGTGCGCCCGATCGCGTCCTTGGCCTGCACCGAGATCTTGGGGCCGTAGAACGCGGCACCGCCCGGGTCGGGGACCAGGTCGAGGCCGGTCTCGCTGGCGACGTCCTCGAGCACCTTGGTCGCGACCGCCCACTGCTCCTCGGTGCCGATGAACTTGTCGCTCTCGGGGTCGCGGGTGGACAGCTCGAGGTAGAAGTCGTCGAGACCGAAGTCGCGCAGCACGCTCAGCATGAAGCTGAGCAGGTGCTTGACCTCCTCGGGCGCCTGCTCAGGGGTGCAGTAGGAGTGCGAGTCGTCCTGGGCGAAGCCGCGCACGCGAGTCAGGCCGTGGATCACGCCGGACTTCTCGTAGCGGTAGACCGAGCCGAACTCGAAGAGCCGCAGCGGCAGCTCGCGGTAGGAGCGCCCGCGGCTCTTGTAGATCAGGTTGTGCATCGGGCAGTTCATCGCCTTGAGCTGGTAGTTCGACCCCTCGAACTCCATCGGCGGGAACATCGTGTCGGCGTAGTGCGGCAGGTGCCCCGAGGTGTGGAACAGCCCGTCCTTGGAGATGTGCGGGGTGCCGACGTACTCGAAGCCCTCCTCGATGTGGCGGGCCCGGACATAGTCCTCCATGACCCGCTTGAGCACGCCGCCCTTGGGGTGGAAGACCGGCAGGCCCGAGCCGAGCTCGTCGGGGAAGCTGAACAGGTCGAGCTCGCGACCCAGCTTGCGGTGGTCGCGGCGCTCGGCCTCCTCGATGCGGTGCAGGTGCTCCTCGAGGGCCTCCTTGGACTCCCACGCGGTGCCGTAGATGCGCTGGAGCATCTTGTTCTTCTCGTCGCCGCGCCAGTACGCCGCGGCGCTGCGCATCAGCTTGAAGGCCGGGATCCGCTTGGTGGTGGGCAGGTGCGGACCGCGGCAGAGGTCGGACCAGGCCACCTCGCCCTTGCGGTTGATGTTGTCGTAGATCGTCAGCTCGCCCGCGCCGACCTCGGCCGAGGCACCCTCGGCGGCGTTCTCCGCGTTGCCCGAGCCCTTGAGGCCGATCAGCTCGACCTTGTAGGGCTCGTCGGCGAGCTCGACGAGCGCATCGGCGTCGGTGGTGACCCGGCGCTCGAAGCGCTGGTTCTCCTTGATGATCTTGCGCATCGCGGACTCGATCTTGACCAGGTCCTCGGGCACGAACGGGGTCTCGACGTCGAAGTCGTAGTAGAACCCGTCGGTCACCGGCGGACCGATGCCGAGCTTGGCCTCCGGGTAGAGCTGCTGCACGGCCTGGGCCAGTACGTGCGCGGTGGAGTGGCGCAGGATGTCGCGGCCGTCCTTGGAGGACATCTCGACACCCTCGACCTCGTCGCCGTCGGCGAGCTCGTAGGAGAGGTCCTTCAGCTCGCCGTTGACCCGGGCGGCGATGACCTCGGGGGTCTCGGTGAACAGCTGCCAGGCCTTGGTGCCCGCCGTGACCGTCTGGTCCTCACGCGCGTCGGCGCGGACGAGGACGATCTTCTTGTCGGACACGTGGGTGCTCCCTTGGATCGGCATGGGTTCGGGTCGGCCTCGCGGCTCAGGACGATGCGGGCGCCCCCCGGGCGTCCACGCCGATCGTATCGAGCAGCGCGCCCGCGGGTCGCATCGGTTTCGCTCCCGCCGGTCCCCACTTGCGGCGATGCGCTCCTCGCGCGGCCCCCGCATACTCGCGCCATGTACGCCGCGCCTCGCCAGGTCGCGTGCGCGGCGCTCACCCTGGTGCTGGCGCTCGCCCTCTCCGCACTGCTCCCCCGGCCCGCTCACGCCGCACCCGACCCGTCCGCCCCCGAGGCGAGCTGGGGCGTCGACGGGCCGGTCCTCGCCACCGCCGTCGCGGGCGACGTCGTCATCGTCGGC from Nocardioides sp. dk884 harbors:
- the thrS gene encoding threonine--tRNA ligase, which codes for MSDKKIVLVRADAREDQTVTAGTKAWQLFTETPEVIAARVNGELKDLSYELADGDEVEGVEMSSKDGRDILRHSTAHVLAQAVQQLYPEAKLGIGPPVTDGFYYDFDVETPFVPEDLVKIESAMRKIIKENQRFERRVTTDADALVELADEPYKVELIGLKGSGNAENAAEGASAEVGAGELTIYDNINRKGEVAWSDLCRGPHLPTTKRIPAFKLMRSAAAYWRGDEKNKMLQRIYGTAWESKEALEEHLHRIEEAERRDHRKLGRELDLFSFPDELGSGLPVFHPKGGVLKRVMEDYVRARHIEEGFEYVGTPHISKDGLFHTSGHLPHYADTMFPPMEFEGSNYQLKAMNCPMHNLIYKSRGRSYRELPLRLFEFGSVYRYEKSGVIHGLTRVRGFAQDDSHSYCTPEQAPEEVKHLLSFMLSVLRDFGLDDFYLELSTRDPESDKFIGTEEQWAVATKVLEDVASETGLDLVPDPGGAAFYGPKISVQAKDAIGRTWQMGTVQYDFNQPHRFELAYQAADGSRQEPVMIHSAKFGSIERFIGVLVEHYAGAFPPWLAPVQAVAIPIAERHDDYLKDIVAQLKAAGLRAEVDLSDDRMQKKIRNAQLQKVPFMLIAGDDDVEAGAVSFRYRDGRQDNGVPVAEAIARIAAAVEAREQV